The nucleotide window gcaacaattttttttccacctgagctgtggatctctgttgCTCCCACACAGGgcccatgggcctcttggccaCATCTGATTAATGCTCACCTTGCCCAGCCGATCAGTTTAGTTTTAAGAAgcagttaaaacttttattttatttttaaaacgggccttttgttgaatgtttatttttattgtgatcttatcttatctttgtATTACTCTAattgctgttttattgttttttttgtacagcgCTTTGCAATTGATTTGTCTGTGAAAGGCGCTCAATAAATATCCTTTACTTACTTACTAAGTGGACGGCTGTTGGTAggtttgcattttattattgttttataaccattACTGTGTCTTTATGATGCAGccctcacagaacagctgtctttatactgagattaaattatgcCCAGcttacttttttcctttttttgtattaatgGGACGATACATATTGATGATTGAGATGACCGCAAGGCGCCTAAGTCCCATTGGCGGGCTGGTGtcaaacacatgaaaacaacGACGAAAGAAAGCAACAAGCAGATGTAAAGCGTCTTCTGAAATGTATAAAAGAccataaaaatcaaacatacCAATTTAAATAGTGTCACAAGCGGGTTGTCTGTACCAATCAGGTGACATCTGGAGGCATTTAGTTACAccggattttatttagaggcatCGGTGTAAATCTGGCAGATAcaagcttttcttttaaatttgtaaaaattattattttatgttttttggaatGCCATGTTTGATCCTGCTTCCACTTAGAAGCAAGATCTGTCACATAAACACGTAATAAAATCGattaaagtttgtggtcgtaatgtgacaaaaagttcTAGGggataaatatttttgtgatGGACTGTAAAAGCAACTGAACATGtgtatttgatttttatttatttattttttactcatgggctgcagcagcaggattATCGATTCGCTTCTGCAGGAGCTGGACGGCAGTCAGCAACAGCAGAACGGTGCTTTCATGGCAGCGTTCTGCTGGCATTTAACCCAGACAAGCAAACACGGACGACGTCGGACACGCGGCGTCCGATGTCGTCATGCAGACAAGCTTTTCCCTTTGACACCTTTCGTCATTTCAGAGCGAATTAAGCATCTGCGAACGCGAGGCGTGATATCACAGGCCCGTCAGCCGTCCCACAGCTCGGCTTGGCACAGCAGGAACAGCGCAGGTGTACTCCAGCGACAGAGAAGGAATGCAGCCACAACTGATGTCATGAGATACACCTGTTTCTACCTGCGCCGCTTCTGCTCGGGATCTCTCCGCAGCTTTTTATCAGGCCCACACATTCCTCCTTAATCTTCACCGCTCTGTGTTCCAAAGGAAATAACTCTTAATCAACAGATAGAGCAGATATTTCCATAGAGGACAATTAGTCACCCcccacataaacacacacacacacacacacacaaacacgtctGCCGTGGGCCTTTTAGATAAGCGTCATGGGAAAAGAGTCGTgctcaaaataaataacagagagaaaaaaaaaatcaatgcttGCTGCGTTCAATTTAGCTTTGGTTGATTCAGGGTCCGGTTCCCCTGTCGGTTATCAGAGTTACATGAGGCCAGCTGATGCAACCAATCACAAAgattccctgttttttttttttgtttttttgttttctgctgtgATGTTTCCTCGTTTCAGCAGCTCACAGTAACTCACCGAACGGGGGTGGTCTGGTCCCACGTGAGGGACAGGTGTCCGTCTGACCCAGGCCTCGGCCGTAGACAGCTGCGTAGATGAGCAACACCTTGGGGGTCTTGCAGCGCAAGATCATGGTCTCCCCTTCGCACGCCACCTGTGTTTTGTGTTCAGCTGAGTAAGGGTCAAAGTTTTGCAAAAGTTAAAACGTCTCCTCAGCTAAGCGTGTGTGAGGGCAATCGGAGCGGATGAACTCACAGGGTTTGCACTTGTAATCCACGTGGAGGTACTTGGTCTCGCCGGGGCACGGGTCCTTCCCGAACAGCAGGTGATTGACCGGGAGCTGGCAGTCTCGGTGGTTCTGACACTCGGACAGGAGCTTCTGCAAAAAGAAACGCGCATGGGGCATAAACGCACGCATCTGAAGCCCAGCACTAATGATTTAACGACCCAGTCCACATTGATCCCAatcagatgcaaaaaaaaaaaagggggggaaatgagctacctctatagttatgctgctataggcttaggctactcgAGGACATCatggtttatttttctcactctgctgagttctactgttctccagttttgcattgcattacattgaaattactgttgtcatttcagcttttaactttttgttctctctctcttttttcttcatagtaggtacacctggtctggcgttctgttaactgtgacatcatccagagaagatggctcacccgctacaaccatctaatgtagaacagattactagatcaatgtgtgcttctgtgcttttttgtctctcttgttgtgtctctgctctgtcttctgtaacccccagtcggtcaaggcagatgaccgttcatactgagcccggttctgctggaggtttttccttcccgctaatgggtggtttttctttccactgtcgcttcatgcttgctcagtatgagggattgcagcaaagccatggacaatgcagacgactctttacctgactctgccagatagatttgctccgcatatccatctggaaaccttctgttgaagtaattttgggaaggggcgaaaatactggttagctgattggcctatgttggtgatagacgggccaaataaaccaatcagattcgtcgtcgctctgttacgagcgacaacgaaaacacaaccacaagccaagctactcttgctgctgcaggtaaaggctcgttagctcagcagataaatactctgtaattccgataaaacttgctcgatagccacgctaacgctagtttcatcgcctgaagccgccatgttctttagactgaactgtcgcgcttcccgttgcgtcacacctcaacccgcctcaaagccaacgctgattggacgttcgtttggtgaacggctccaaattttctttaacggagagtagccagactgatctgcgagtgaaaccttgaaagctcgcgagatcaggatggtctcacgaggctagacgactctccctgtggctgtacggttccccaggagtgaatgctgcttgtcgggactttaaagcaatcaacagggttcccttatataggacttttttgaccaatctgtataatctgacagattttgactttgtaaagtgcctcaagatgacatgtttcatgaattgacgctatataaataaaatttaatttaattgaatcatgCACAACCTGCAGAACGCATAATGGGACAAATCTACCCCCTGATAGCTTCGACTATTCAGTTATCTGATAACTAGCTATTAAAATCTGGCGCTATAAAGGGGCTGTATGGCTCATGCACGAAAGCGCACCTGCAGAGCGGTTAAAGccgagcagctgtggttgtgggcTCCAGATGTGGGCTCCACCGTGCACAGCCGGaccccgccgccgccgccgtagAACGCCGACTGGATGGAGATGGTGGAGTGGCGAGGGCAGTGGAGTCTCACCGGCGTTCCGTCGCAGCCGTGGGCAGAGTGGCTGGTGATGATCCTCGACAGGTAGTCTGTGGCACGGGAAAAGCACACGTCACCGACACCGCTTCCCCCGTTTGTGGATCAGTGTTTGGACTCTTTAGTTCTGCCGTGCGTCCCAGAACAAATGTTCTGGGACTTTTTCCCCATCACAGCAAAATATAGATAAATATGTCTTGAAATGAATTccttcatttgttttctttatacAACCTGGTTTGTCCCACTGAGACAAAGTAAGATCAAGACGGTGCCACAAAAGTTCAGACTCTGGGTTGCTCCAGCAGGCCTCAGGTATTGAGATCCaataaaattttgtttaaaacttgGGACTTTTTGcaccaacatttaaaaataaaacatccattgTATGAGGACTGCCCATGTCTACCCTTTGACACAATTATAGCTTTTATGTAAGTGAAAGCCCATATGAAACACCACTGCTAACCATGCTTCTGTGACACGAGCTATCAAAATTTGACAGAATGTGTCACACCAAATTTACCAGGCCAGGGGAGAGCCAGTGTGTTTTCATTTGGAtgcaaaacaaaagaatgaaataaaaaaataaggcaaaatTTCATCGCTTAATATACTAGTATATACTTATTATACTAAGTGAGCCACAGAGGCAAAGAGCTATGGGGTCTGGAGGTTGCAGACCCCATAGCAGATGAAAACAATGACCCTATATCAATGCTGAAGCtcaattttttaataattgttacaGTAAAATCTATTCAGTTATAGTTTCAGTGCTATCATAGTAAGACATTGACTCCATAATATATCTTCAGTACAGGGACCAGGATCAGTTCTATTGGGGcgctggcccctgttggcccccgTCTAGCACCATCCCTGTATGTGGTACATTTCTACATGAGCCTCATTTTCCCTTAAagcttttttcttatttttttaggataaaacattttctgtggtcTGTAAGTTTCCCCCTCATTTTCCTCCGTCGTCACCATCACCTTACTTGAAAAGTCAGCCAGTCCGTTCATGCGTCTGGTCCACAGCAGTAAAGTCAGACAGAAGAGGCTGTGGCTCCAGTCCAGTCCCTGGCAAGGACGCGTCCAGCTCATGACTCGCATCCCCCGTCCCTTTGCTCATATTACTGAGAATCGCTGTATTCAAACTTTTAGGACTTcatggaagaagaaaaacaaacaaacaggtagCGTGAGGGAGATCCCGCAAGCCCGCGTGCGTACATCCCTTTAAGTCCAATAAAGAAAGTTGGCAGCTGACGGAAAGTCATCCAGCTGTCCTCCCTCACAGACGTAGAACAGCTACCCTCCAGGCGCTGAGACGCAGATCAGCAGCTATGGCGTTTCCCGTGGAGCAGCAGCGGCCGTCTGGCTGCAGCGATGGACCAcgcagcaggaggaagaggtgGAGGAGGTGGGAAATAGCAGCTGCGCAACAAGTTGCTCACAAGTGACAGAAACAGACGAAGTGATCCCGTCCGACTCAAGGCAGCGGTCGGTCCTCACTGCAGCCTCCGTCTGCCGGCGCTGATTTGAGACCGGATAGCACCATGTGAGGAGTGGGAGCGAGTTACAGTAACAGCTGAGTGGGAATCGCGGAGTGGGAGTGGCGCATCAAACTATTTTAAAGGGACCAGGGGCAGCACGCGCTGGTATGACGccttgttgttttgttcttacTCGCTCCGCGAGGCAcgtgcttatttatttattttttggactTCCTGTGTTTCTTTTCCCACTCTTTCACTTTTCGATCCCCTTCACTTTTCCCCTTAATGTTTCTTTTGAGcgaacctttttaaaaaaaaaaaaaaaaaaaactttagaggCCTTAATTCGCTTTACAGTCTCTGGTTAGAGCAACGCACAAAAAGTTGTAACCCTATAACTTCTAATAGtttttgatacaaatatttctgagatCTCCATCTCTTCACtattgaggtatagtgcccaggggcaccacattgtcttaatacgggcctgttTAAACAGCCTACATAAAAATGCAGGAAACATTaggaaattgtattttattttttatttcattttttggcCAAACGTATCAATTatgatacaaagaaaaaaaaattaaagcccgatgttttattttttttaagcaactaaagggattttcttttttttaaatggcaagTGTCCTCACACTTACCTGTATCAGACTGTAAAGGAATTTATTAACCACCAACTCCAGTTTCCTTaggctttaattatttagttAAATCAGGATAATGCATGTCCGCTTTAAGCATCAAGGTAAATATGCTGGAATTATGCAAGAG belongs to Fundulus heteroclitus isolate FHET01 chromosome 11, MU-UCD_Fhet_4.1, whole genome shotgun sequence and includes:
- the eva1c gene encoding protein eva-1 homolog C isoform X2; protein product: MRVMSWTRPCQGLDWSHSLFCLTLLLWTRRMNGLADFSNYLSRIITSHSAHGCDGTPVRLHCPRHSTISIQSAFYGGGGGVRLCTVEPTSGAHNHSCSALTALQKLLSECQNHRDCQLPVNHLLFGKDPCPGETKYLHVDYKCKPSEHKTQVACEGETMILRCKTPKVLLIYAAVYGRGLGQTDTCPSRGTRPPPFVPKALLREADPDMPSSTSAPTTEKAPARDLESRRPESSGAVMNTLLTYAFIKEHPETAALLFTSSVCMGLVFTLLALSVRVTCRGRPLRDRRPAARSSGLAAPDRPKQGEEEEEEEEGTESSLLSSAEKEGTPGWEEVTYISEAAELAERIERRDMIIQEIWMNSYLNGSSC